In Nicotiana tabacum cultivar K326 chromosome 17, ASM71507v2, whole genome shotgun sequence, one DNA window encodes the following:
- the LOC107815159 gene encoding uncharacterized protein LOC107815159 has protein sequence MSSHERRGPVAVVGSGGGGGGELYWTAGNWLNRTGSGGGGGYSHESEPDLAAMVSDFLESSSVGAESRYSSDNDSGFSDLALLADRISLHKHSVDQYESDLTMVVHSLILSLGESCHLSKPETCNASCIRSNLVKLLQSCGYDAALCSTKWQGCGKIPGGEHEYIEVISRGNDGCSERYIIDIDFRSHFEIARAVKSYNVVLSCLPPVYVGTVRKLKQYLQTMVEAARCSLKQNSMPLPPWRSLAYLEAKWESSSQRVANFQVQSSIGPSNSSHQHCTELLWRIKSSIGSEINAKSFLVPKSCRKKQGLKIDKLRHSSPVTP, from the exons ATGAGTAGTCACGAACGCCGAGGCCCGGTGGCCGTCGTCGGCAGCGGCGGAGGTGGAGGTGGAGAACTGTATTGGACAGCCGGAAATTGGCTCAATAGAACCGGCAGCGGCGGCGGAGGCGGTTACAGTCACGAGAGCGAACCTGACTTGGCTGCTATGGTTAGTGATTTTTTGGAAAGTAGTAGTGTCGGTGCGGAGTCTCGGTATAGCAGTGATAATGACTCTGGTTTCTCCGATCTCGCTCTTCTCGCTGATAGGATTTCG TTACACAAGCACTCAGTGGACCAGTATGAAAGTGATCTAACAATGGTGGTTCATTCGCTGATTCTTTCGTTGGGCGAGTCCTGCCATCTTAGCAAGCCTGAAACTTGCAATGCGAGCTGCATCAGATCTAATCTAGTGAAGCTCCTACAGTCTTGCGGTTATGATGCAGCTTTGTGTTCAACCAAGTGGCAGGGTTGTGGAAAGATTCCTGGAG GTGAACATGAGTATATTGAGGTGATCTCACGTGGAAATGATGGATGCTCTGAAAGGTACATCATTGACATCGACTTCAGGAGCCACTTTGAGATTGCAAGAGCTGTCAAATCCTACAATGTGGTCTTGAGTTGTCTTCCACCAGTGTATGTTGGCACAGTAAGAAAGCTTAAGCAATATCTTCAGACTATGGTAGAAGCAGCGAGATGTTCGCTCAAACAGAACTCAATGCCTCTTCCTCCGTGGCGATCCCTTGCTTATCTGGAAGCCAAGTGGGAATCATCCAGTCAAAGAGTAGCTAACTTTCAGGTCCAAAGCAGCATTGGCCCCTCTAATTCCTCTCATCAGCATTGTACTGAGCTGTTGTGGAGGATAAAATCCAGTATTGGGTCTGAAATCAACGCCAAAAGTTTCTTGGTTCCTAAAAGCTGTAGAAAGAAGCAGGGACTAAAGATTGATAAATTGAGGCATTCTTCACCAGTGACACCGTGA